One stretch of Camelus bactrianus isolate YW-2024 breed Bactrian camel chromosome 19, ASM4877302v1, whole genome shotgun sequence DNA includes these proteins:
- the VPS16 gene encoding vacuolar protein sorting-associated protein 16 homolog isoform X1 produces the protein MDCYTANWNPLGDSAFYRKYELYSMDWDLQEELRDCLVAAASYGGPIALLRNPWKKEKAASIRPVLEIYSASGMPLASMLWKSGPVVSLGWSAEEELLCVQEDGVVLVYGLHGDFRRHFSMGNEVLQNRVLDARIFHTEFGSGVAILTGAHRFTLSANVGDLKLRRMPEVPGLQSAPSCWTTLCQDRVAHVLLAVGPDLYLLDHAACSAVTLPGLAPGVSSFLQMAVSFTYRHLALFTDTGYIWMGTASLKEKLCEFNCNIRAPPKQMVWCSRPRSKERAVVVAWERRLMVVGDAPESIQFVLDEDSYLVPELDGVRIFSRSTHEFLHEVPVASEEIFKIASMAPGALLLEAQKEYEKESQKADEYLREIQELGQLTQAVQQCIEAAGHEHWPDMQKSLLRAASFGKCFLDRFPPDSFVRMCQDLRVLNAVRDYHIGIPLTYSQYKQLTIQVLLDRLVLRRLYPLAIQICEYLRLPEVQGVSRILAHWACYKVQQKDVSDEDVARAINQKLGDTPGVSYSDIAARAYGCGRTELAIKLLEYEPRSGEQVPLLLKMKRSKLALSKAIESGDTDLVFTVLLHLKNELNRGDFFMTLRNQPMALSLYRQFCKHQELETLKDLYNQDDNHQELGSFHIRASYAAEERIEGRVAALQTAADAFYKAKNEFAAKATEDQMRLLRLQRRLEDELGGQFLDLSLHDTVTTLILGGQNKRAEQLARDFRIPDKRLWWLKLTALAHLEDWEELEKFSKSKKSPIGYLPFVEICMKQHNKYEAKKYASRVGPEQKVKALLLVGDVAQAADVAIEHRNEAEMSLVLSHCTGATDGATADKIQRARAQAQKNLEGRQRRKPKPREKAGLPGTSGFPSLTPLGLCLKRAKDSAWESALPCGDGGKLWTPGASVG, from the exons GAAGTATGAGCTGTACAGCATGGACTGGGACCTGCAGGAGGAGCTGAGGGACTGCCTGGTGGCCGCTGCGTCCTATGGGGGCCCCATTG CACTGCTGAGGAACCCCTGGAAGAAGGAGAAGGCTGCCAGCATAAGGCCGGTTCTCGAGATCTACTCAGCTTCCGGCATGCCTCTGGCCAGTATGCTG TGGAAGAGTGGGCCCGTGGTGTCCCTGGGCTGGTCAGCCGAGGAGGAGCTGCTCTGCGTTCAGGAAGATGGTGTGGTGCTGGTTTATGGGCTCCATGGTGACTTCCGGAGACACTTCAGCATGGGCAAC GAGGTGCTCCAGAACCGGGTCCTAGATGCCCGGATCTTCCATACTGAGTTTGGTTCTGGGGTGGCCATCCTCACAGGGGCCCACCGCTTCACCCTCAGTGCCAACGTGGGGGACCTCAAACTCCGCCGGATGCCAGAGGTGCCAG GTTTGCAGAGTGCACCATCATGCTGGACCACGCTGTGCCAGGACCGAGTGGCACACGTTCTTCTGGCTGTAGGACCTGATCTTTACCTCCTGGACCACGCAGCCTGCTCTGCAGTG ACCCTccctggcctggccccaggagTGAGCAGCTTCCTGCAGATGGCTGTCTCCTTCACCTACCGACACCTGGCGCTCTTCACAGACACAGGCTACATCTGGATGGGGACAGCATCACTCAAG GAGAAGCTGTGTGAGTTCAACTGCAACATCCGGGCCCCCCCGAAGCAGATGGTCTG GTGCAGCCGCCCTCGCAGCAAGGAAAGGGCTGTCGTGGTGGCCTGGGAGAGGCGGCTAATGGTGGTGGGCGATGCGCCTGAGAGCATCCAGT TTGTGTTGGATGAAGACTCCTACCTGGTGCCTGAGCTGGATGGGGTCCGCATCTTCTCCCGCAGTACCCACGAATTCCTGCACGAGGTTCCAG TGGCCAGCGAGGAGATCTTTAAAATTGCCTCGATGGCCCCTGGAGCGCTGCTGTTGGAGGCCCAGAAGGAATATGAG AAAGAGAGCCAGAAGGCTGATGAGTACCTGCGGGAGATCCAGGAGCTGGGGCAGCTGACCCAGGCCGTGCAGCAGTGCATCGAGGCCGCAGGACACGAGCACTGGCCAGACATGCAGAAGAGTCTGCTCAGG GCGGCCTCGTTTGGAAAGTGTTTCCTCGACAGATTTCCACCAGACAGCTTCGTGCGCATGTGTCAGGACCTACGTGTGCTCAATGCTGTTCGAGACTATCACATCGGGATCCCCCTCACCTATAGCCA ATACAAGCAGCTCACCATCCAGGTGCTGCTGGACAG GCTTGTGTTGCGGAGGCTTTATCCCCTGGCCATTCAGATATGTGAGTACCTGCGGCTTCCTGAAGTGCAGGGCGTCAGCAGGATCCTGGCCCACTGGGCCTGCTATAAG GTACAGCAGAAGGACGTGTCTGACGAGGATGTTGCGCGGGCCATTAACCAGAAGCTGGGGGACACGCCTGGGGTGTCTTACTCAGACATTGCCGCACGAGCCTATGGCTGTGGCCGCACGGAACTGGCCATCAAG ctGCTGGAGTATGAGCCACGCTCCGGGGAGCAGGTACCCCTTCTGCTAAAGATGAAGAGGAGCAAACTGGCACTAAGCAAGGCCATCGAGAGTGGGGACACCGACCTGG TGTTCACGGTGCTGCTGCACCTGAAGAATGAGCTGAATCGAGGAGATTTTTTCATGACGCTTCGGAACCAGCCCATGGCCCTGAGTTTGTACCGACAG TTCTGTAAGCATCAGGAGCTGGAGACGCTGAAGGACCTTTACAATCAGGATGACAACCATCAGGAGCTGGGCAGCTTCCACATCCGAGCCAGCTACGCTGCAGAGGAG CGCATTGAGGGGCGAGTCGCAGCTCTGCAGACAGCAGCCGACGCCTTCTACAAGGCCAAGAATGAGTTTGCAGCCAAG GCCACAGAGGATCAAATGCGGCTCCTACGGCTGCAGCGACGCCTAGAAGACGAGCTGGGGGGCCAGTTCTTAGACCTGTCTCTACATGACACGGTCACCACCCTCATACTTGGTGGCCAGAACAAGCGCGCGGAGCAGCTGGCGCGTGACTTCCGCATCCCTGACAAGAG GCTCTGGTGGCTGAAACTGACCGCCCTGGCACACCTGGAAGACTGGGAAGAGCTAGAGAAGTTTTCTAAGAGCAAGAAATCACCCATCGGCTACCTG CCCTTTGTGGAAATCTGCATGAAGCAACACAACAAATACGAGGCCAAGAAGTATGCCTCCCGTGTGGGTCCTGAGCAGAAGGTCAAGGCATTGCTTCTCGTTGG GGATGTGGCTCAGGCTGCAGACGTGGCCATTGAGCACCGGAACGAGGCAGAGATGAGCCTCGTTTTGTCCCACTGCACCGGAGCCACAGACGGGGCCACAGCCGACAAGATTCAGCGGGCCCGGGCACAAGCCCAAAAGAA TCTAGAAGGAAGACAAAGGAGGAAACCAAAGCCCAGAGAGAAGGCAGGCCTCCCTGGAACTTCTGGCTTCCCCTCTTTAACGCCCCTAGGACTATGCTTAAAAAGAGCGAAAGACTCAGCTTG gGAGAGCGCTTTGCCTTGTGGTGATGGGGGTAAGCTGTGGACACCTGGGGCATCGGTAGGATGA
- the VPS16 gene encoding vacuolar protein sorting-associated protein 16 homolog isoform X7: MDCYTANWNPLGDSAFYRKYELYSMDWDLQEELRDCLVAAASYGGPIALLRNPWKKEKAASIRPVLEIYSASGMPLASMLWKSGPVVSLGWSAEEELLCVQEDGVVLVYGLHGDFRRHFSMGNEVLQNRVLDARIFHTEFGSGVAILTGAHRFTLSANVGDLKLRRMPEVPGLQSAPSCWTTLCQDRVAHVLLAVGPDLYLLDHAACSAVTLPGLAPGVSSFLQMAVSFTYRHLALFTDTGYIWMGTASLKEKLCEFNCNIRAPPKQMVWCSRPRSKERAVVVAWERRLMVVGDAPESIQFVLDEDSYLVPELDGVRIFSRSTHEFLHEVPVASEEIFKIASMAPGALLLEAQKEYEKESQKADEYLREIQELGQLTQAVQQCIEAAGHEHWPDMQKSLLRAASFGKCFLDRFPPDSFVRMCQDLRVLNAVRDYHIGIPLTYSQYKQLTIQVLLDRLVLRRLYPLAIQICEYLRLPEVQGVSRILAHWACYKVQQKDVSDEDVARAINQKLGDTPGVSYSDIAARAYGCGRTELAIKLLEYEPRSGEQVPLLLKMKRSKLALSKAIESGDTDLVFTVLLHLKNELNRGDFFMTLRNQPMALSLYRQFCKHQELETLKDLYNQDDNHQELGSFHIRASYAAEERIEGRVAALQTAADAFYKAKNEFAAKATEDQMRLLRLQRRLEDELGGQFLDLSLHDTVTTLILGGQNKRAEQLARDFRIPDKRLWWLKLTALAHLEDWEELEKFSKSKKSPIGYLPFVEICMKQHNKYEAKKYASRVGPEQKVKALLLVGLEGRQRRKPKPREKAGLPGTSGFPSLTPLGLCLKRAKDSA; the protein is encoded by the exons GAAGTATGAGCTGTACAGCATGGACTGGGACCTGCAGGAGGAGCTGAGGGACTGCCTGGTGGCCGCTGCGTCCTATGGGGGCCCCATTG CACTGCTGAGGAACCCCTGGAAGAAGGAGAAGGCTGCCAGCATAAGGCCGGTTCTCGAGATCTACTCAGCTTCCGGCATGCCTCTGGCCAGTATGCTG TGGAAGAGTGGGCCCGTGGTGTCCCTGGGCTGGTCAGCCGAGGAGGAGCTGCTCTGCGTTCAGGAAGATGGTGTGGTGCTGGTTTATGGGCTCCATGGTGACTTCCGGAGACACTTCAGCATGGGCAAC GAGGTGCTCCAGAACCGGGTCCTAGATGCCCGGATCTTCCATACTGAGTTTGGTTCTGGGGTGGCCATCCTCACAGGGGCCCACCGCTTCACCCTCAGTGCCAACGTGGGGGACCTCAAACTCCGCCGGATGCCAGAGGTGCCAG GTTTGCAGAGTGCACCATCATGCTGGACCACGCTGTGCCAGGACCGAGTGGCACACGTTCTTCTGGCTGTAGGACCTGATCTTTACCTCCTGGACCACGCAGCCTGCTCTGCAGTG ACCCTccctggcctggccccaggagTGAGCAGCTTCCTGCAGATGGCTGTCTCCTTCACCTACCGACACCTGGCGCTCTTCACAGACACAGGCTACATCTGGATGGGGACAGCATCACTCAAG GAGAAGCTGTGTGAGTTCAACTGCAACATCCGGGCCCCCCCGAAGCAGATGGTCTG GTGCAGCCGCCCTCGCAGCAAGGAAAGGGCTGTCGTGGTGGCCTGGGAGAGGCGGCTAATGGTGGTGGGCGATGCGCCTGAGAGCATCCAGT TTGTGTTGGATGAAGACTCCTACCTGGTGCCTGAGCTGGATGGGGTCCGCATCTTCTCCCGCAGTACCCACGAATTCCTGCACGAGGTTCCAG TGGCCAGCGAGGAGATCTTTAAAATTGCCTCGATGGCCCCTGGAGCGCTGCTGTTGGAGGCCCAGAAGGAATATGAG AAAGAGAGCCAGAAGGCTGATGAGTACCTGCGGGAGATCCAGGAGCTGGGGCAGCTGACCCAGGCCGTGCAGCAGTGCATCGAGGCCGCAGGACACGAGCACTGGCCAGACATGCAGAAGAGTCTGCTCAGG GCGGCCTCGTTTGGAAAGTGTTTCCTCGACAGATTTCCACCAGACAGCTTCGTGCGCATGTGTCAGGACCTACGTGTGCTCAATGCTGTTCGAGACTATCACATCGGGATCCCCCTCACCTATAGCCA ATACAAGCAGCTCACCATCCAGGTGCTGCTGGACAG GCTTGTGTTGCGGAGGCTTTATCCCCTGGCCATTCAGATATGTGAGTACCTGCGGCTTCCTGAAGTGCAGGGCGTCAGCAGGATCCTGGCCCACTGGGCCTGCTATAAG GTACAGCAGAAGGACGTGTCTGACGAGGATGTTGCGCGGGCCATTAACCAGAAGCTGGGGGACACGCCTGGGGTGTCTTACTCAGACATTGCCGCACGAGCCTATGGCTGTGGCCGCACGGAACTGGCCATCAAG ctGCTGGAGTATGAGCCACGCTCCGGGGAGCAGGTACCCCTTCTGCTAAAGATGAAGAGGAGCAAACTGGCACTAAGCAAGGCCATCGAGAGTGGGGACACCGACCTGG TGTTCACGGTGCTGCTGCACCTGAAGAATGAGCTGAATCGAGGAGATTTTTTCATGACGCTTCGGAACCAGCCCATGGCCCTGAGTTTGTACCGACAG TTCTGTAAGCATCAGGAGCTGGAGACGCTGAAGGACCTTTACAATCAGGATGACAACCATCAGGAGCTGGGCAGCTTCCACATCCGAGCCAGCTACGCTGCAGAGGAG CGCATTGAGGGGCGAGTCGCAGCTCTGCAGACAGCAGCCGACGCCTTCTACAAGGCCAAGAATGAGTTTGCAGCCAAG GCCACAGAGGATCAAATGCGGCTCCTACGGCTGCAGCGACGCCTAGAAGACGAGCTGGGGGGCCAGTTCTTAGACCTGTCTCTACATGACACGGTCACCACCCTCATACTTGGTGGCCAGAACAAGCGCGCGGAGCAGCTGGCGCGTGACTTCCGCATCCCTGACAAGAG GCTCTGGTGGCTGAAACTGACCGCCCTGGCACACCTGGAAGACTGGGAAGAGCTAGAGAAGTTTTCTAAGAGCAAGAAATCACCCATCGGCTACCTG CCCTTTGTGGAAATCTGCATGAAGCAACACAACAAATACGAGGCCAAGAAGTATGCCTCCCGTGTGGGTCCTGAGCAGAAGGTCAAGGCATTGCTTCTCGTTGG TCTAGAAGGAAGACAAAGGAGGAAACCAAAGCCCAGAGAGAAGGCAGGCCTCCCTGGAACTTCTGGCTTCCCCTCTTTAACGCCCCTAGGACTATGCTTAAAAAGAGCGAAAGACTCAGCTTG A
- the VPS16 gene encoding vacuolar protein sorting-associated protein 16 homolog isoform X4: MDCYTANWNPLGDSAFYRKYELYSMDWDLQEELRDCLVAAASYGGPIALLRNPWKKEKAASIRPVLEIYSASGMPLASMLWKSGPVVSLGWSAEEELLCVQEDGVVLVYGLHGDFRRHFSMGNEVLQNRVLDARIFHTEFGSGVAILTGAHRFTLSANVGDLKLRRMPEVPGLQSAPSCWTTLCQDRVAHVLLAVGPDLYLLDHAACSAVTLPGLAPGVSSFLQMAVSFTYRHLALFTDTGYIWMGTASLKEKLCEFNCNIRAPPKQMVWCSRPRSKERAVVVAWERRLMVVGDAPESIQFVLDEDSYLVPELDGVRIFSRSTHEFLHEVPVASEEIFKIASMAPGALLLEAQKEYEKESQKADEYLREIQELGQLTQAVQQCIEAAGHEHWPDMQKSLLRAASFGKCFLDRFPPDSFVRMCQDLRVLNAVRDYHIGIPLTYSQYKQLTIQVLLDRLVLRRLYPLAIQICEYLRLPEVQGVSRILAHWACYKVQQKDVSDEDVARAINQKLGDTPGVSYSDIAARAYGCGRTELAIKLLEYEPRSGEQVPLLLKMKRSKLALSKAIESGDTDLVFTVLLHLKNELNRGDFFMTLRNQPMALSLYRQFCKHQELETLKDLYNQDDNHQELGSFHIRASYAAEERIEGRVAALQTAADAFYKAKNEFAAKATEDQMRLLRLQRRLEDELGGQFLDLSLHDTVTTLILGGQNKRAEQLARDFRIPDKRLWWLKLTALAHLEDWEELEKFSKSKKSPIGYLPFVEICMKQHNKYEAKKYASRVGPEQKVKALLLVGLEGRQRRKPKPREKAGLPGTSGFPSLTPLGLCLKRAKDSAWESALPCGDGGKLWTPGASVG; the protein is encoded by the exons GAAGTATGAGCTGTACAGCATGGACTGGGACCTGCAGGAGGAGCTGAGGGACTGCCTGGTGGCCGCTGCGTCCTATGGGGGCCCCATTG CACTGCTGAGGAACCCCTGGAAGAAGGAGAAGGCTGCCAGCATAAGGCCGGTTCTCGAGATCTACTCAGCTTCCGGCATGCCTCTGGCCAGTATGCTG TGGAAGAGTGGGCCCGTGGTGTCCCTGGGCTGGTCAGCCGAGGAGGAGCTGCTCTGCGTTCAGGAAGATGGTGTGGTGCTGGTTTATGGGCTCCATGGTGACTTCCGGAGACACTTCAGCATGGGCAAC GAGGTGCTCCAGAACCGGGTCCTAGATGCCCGGATCTTCCATACTGAGTTTGGTTCTGGGGTGGCCATCCTCACAGGGGCCCACCGCTTCACCCTCAGTGCCAACGTGGGGGACCTCAAACTCCGCCGGATGCCAGAGGTGCCAG GTTTGCAGAGTGCACCATCATGCTGGACCACGCTGTGCCAGGACCGAGTGGCACACGTTCTTCTGGCTGTAGGACCTGATCTTTACCTCCTGGACCACGCAGCCTGCTCTGCAGTG ACCCTccctggcctggccccaggagTGAGCAGCTTCCTGCAGATGGCTGTCTCCTTCACCTACCGACACCTGGCGCTCTTCACAGACACAGGCTACATCTGGATGGGGACAGCATCACTCAAG GAGAAGCTGTGTGAGTTCAACTGCAACATCCGGGCCCCCCCGAAGCAGATGGTCTG GTGCAGCCGCCCTCGCAGCAAGGAAAGGGCTGTCGTGGTGGCCTGGGAGAGGCGGCTAATGGTGGTGGGCGATGCGCCTGAGAGCATCCAGT TTGTGTTGGATGAAGACTCCTACCTGGTGCCTGAGCTGGATGGGGTCCGCATCTTCTCCCGCAGTACCCACGAATTCCTGCACGAGGTTCCAG TGGCCAGCGAGGAGATCTTTAAAATTGCCTCGATGGCCCCTGGAGCGCTGCTGTTGGAGGCCCAGAAGGAATATGAG AAAGAGAGCCAGAAGGCTGATGAGTACCTGCGGGAGATCCAGGAGCTGGGGCAGCTGACCCAGGCCGTGCAGCAGTGCATCGAGGCCGCAGGACACGAGCACTGGCCAGACATGCAGAAGAGTCTGCTCAGG GCGGCCTCGTTTGGAAAGTGTTTCCTCGACAGATTTCCACCAGACAGCTTCGTGCGCATGTGTCAGGACCTACGTGTGCTCAATGCTGTTCGAGACTATCACATCGGGATCCCCCTCACCTATAGCCA ATACAAGCAGCTCACCATCCAGGTGCTGCTGGACAG GCTTGTGTTGCGGAGGCTTTATCCCCTGGCCATTCAGATATGTGAGTACCTGCGGCTTCCTGAAGTGCAGGGCGTCAGCAGGATCCTGGCCCACTGGGCCTGCTATAAG GTACAGCAGAAGGACGTGTCTGACGAGGATGTTGCGCGGGCCATTAACCAGAAGCTGGGGGACACGCCTGGGGTGTCTTACTCAGACATTGCCGCACGAGCCTATGGCTGTGGCCGCACGGAACTGGCCATCAAG ctGCTGGAGTATGAGCCACGCTCCGGGGAGCAGGTACCCCTTCTGCTAAAGATGAAGAGGAGCAAACTGGCACTAAGCAAGGCCATCGAGAGTGGGGACACCGACCTGG TGTTCACGGTGCTGCTGCACCTGAAGAATGAGCTGAATCGAGGAGATTTTTTCATGACGCTTCGGAACCAGCCCATGGCCCTGAGTTTGTACCGACAG TTCTGTAAGCATCAGGAGCTGGAGACGCTGAAGGACCTTTACAATCAGGATGACAACCATCAGGAGCTGGGCAGCTTCCACATCCGAGCCAGCTACGCTGCAGAGGAG CGCATTGAGGGGCGAGTCGCAGCTCTGCAGACAGCAGCCGACGCCTTCTACAAGGCCAAGAATGAGTTTGCAGCCAAG GCCACAGAGGATCAAATGCGGCTCCTACGGCTGCAGCGACGCCTAGAAGACGAGCTGGGGGGCCAGTTCTTAGACCTGTCTCTACATGACACGGTCACCACCCTCATACTTGGTGGCCAGAACAAGCGCGCGGAGCAGCTGGCGCGTGACTTCCGCATCCCTGACAAGAG GCTCTGGTGGCTGAAACTGACCGCCCTGGCACACCTGGAAGACTGGGAAGAGCTAGAGAAGTTTTCTAAGAGCAAGAAATCACCCATCGGCTACCTG CCCTTTGTGGAAATCTGCATGAAGCAACACAACAAATACGAGGCCAAGAAGTATGCCTCCCGTGTGGGTCCTGAGCAGAAGGTCAAGGCATTGCTTCTCGTTGG TCTAGAAGGAAGACAAAGGAGGAAACCAAAGCCCAGAGAGAAGGCAGGCCTCCCTGGAACTTCTGGCTTCCCCTCTTTAACGCCCCTAGGACTATGCTTAAAAAGAGCGAAAGACTCAGCTTG gGAGAGCGCTTTGCCTTGTGGTGATGGGGGTAAGCTGTGGACACCTGGGGCATCGGTAGGATGA
- the VPS16 gene encoding vacuolar protein sorting-associated protein 16 homolog isoform X3, protein MDCYTANWNPLGDSAFYRKYELYSMDWDLQEELRDCLVAAASYGGPIALLRNPWKKEKAASIRPVLEIYSASGMPLASMLWKSGPVVSLGWSAEEELLCVQEDGVVLVYGLHGDFRRHFSMGNEVLQNRVLDARIFHTEFGSGVAILTGAHRFTLSANVGDLKLRRMPEVPGLQSAPSCWTTLCQDRVAHVLLAVGPDLYLLDHAACSAVTLPGLAPGVSSFLQMAVSFTYRHLALFTDTGYIWMGTASLKEKLCEFNCNIRAPPKQMVWCSRPRSKERAVVVAWERRLMVVGDAPESIQFVLDEDSYLVPELDGVRIFSRSTHEFLHEVPVASEEIFKIASMAPGALLLEAQKEYEKESQKADEYLREIQELGQLTQAVQQCIEAAGHEHWPDMQKSLLRAASFGKCFLDRFPPDSFVRMCQDLRVLNAVRDYHIGIPLTYSQYKQLTIQVLLDRLVLRRLYPLAIQICEYLRLPEVQGVSRILAHWACYKVQQKDVSDEDVARAINQKLGDTPGVSYSDIAARAYGCGRTELAIKLLEYEPRSGEQVPLLLKMKRSKLALSKAIESGDTDLVFTVLLHLKNELNRGDFFMTLRNQPMALSLYRQFCKHQELETLKDLYNQDDNHQELGSFHIRASYAAEERIEGRVAALQTAADAFYKAKNEFAAKATEDQMRLLRLQRRLEDELGGQFLDLSLHDTVTTLILGGQNKRAEQLARDFRIPDKRLWWLKLTALAHLEDWEELEKFSKSKKSPIGYLPFVEICMKQHNKYEAKKYASRVGPEQKVKALLLVGDVAQAADVAIEHRNEAEMSLVLSHCTGATDGATADKIQRARAQAQKNLEGRQRRKPKPREKAGLPGTSGFPSLTPLGLCLKRAKDSA, encoded by the exons GAAGTATGAGCTGTACAGCATGGACTGGGACCTGCAGGAGGAGCTGAGGGACTGCCTGGTGGCCGCTGCGTCCTATGGGGGCCCCATTG CACTGCTGAGGAACCCCTGGAAGAAGGAGAAGGCTGCCAGCATAAGGCCGGTTCTCGAGATCTACTCAGCTTCCGGCATGCCTCTGGCCAGTATGCTG TGGAAGAGTGGGCCCGTGGTGTCCCTGGGCTGGTCAGCCGAGGAGGAGCTGCTCTGCGTTCAGGAAGATGGTGTGGTGCTGGTTTATGGGCTCCATGGTGACTTCCGGAGACACTTCAGCATGGGCAAC GAGGTGCTCCAGAACCGGGTCCTAGATGCCCGGATCTTCCATACTGAGTTTGGTTCTGGGGTGGCCATCCTCACAGGGGCCCACCGCTTCACCCTCAGTGCCAACGTGGGGGACCTCAAACTCCGCCGGATGCCAGAGGTGCCAG GTTTGCAGAGTGCACCATCATGCTGGACCACGCTGTGCCAGGACCGAGTGGCACACGTTCTTCTGGCTGTAGGACCTGATCTTTACCTCCTGGACCACGCAGCCTGCTCTGCAGTG ACCCTccctggcctggccccaggagTGAGCAGCTTCCTGCAGATGGCTGTCTCCTTCACCTACCGACACCTGGCGCTCTTCACAGACACAGGCTACATCTGGATGGGGACAGCATCACTCAAG GAGAAGCTGTGTGAGTTCAACTGCAACATCCGGGCCCCCCCGAAGCAGATGGTCTG GTGCAGCCGCCCTCGCAGCAAGGAAAGGGCTGTCGTGGTGGCCTGGGAGAGGCGGCTAATGGTGGTGGGCGATGCGCCTGAGAGCATCCAGT TTGTGTTGGATGAAGACTCCTACCTGGTGCCTGAGCTGGATGGGGTCCGCATCTTCTCCCGCAGTACCCACGAATTCCTGCACGAGGTTCCAG TGGCCAGCGAGGAGATCTTTAAAATTGCCTCGATGGCCCCTGGAGCGCTGCTGTTGGAGGCCCAGAAGGAATATGAG AAAGAGAGCCAGAAGGCTGATGAGTACCTGCGGGAGATCCAGGAGCTGGGGCAGCTGACCCAGGCCGTGCAGCAGTGCATCGAGGCCGCAGGACACGAGCACTGGCCAGACATGCAGAAGAGTCTGCTCAGG GCGGCCTCGTTTGGAAAGTGTTTCCTCGACAGATTTCCACCAGACAGCTTCGTGCGCATGTGTCAGGACCTACGTGTGCTCAATGCTGTTCGAGACTATCACATCGGGATCCCCCTCACCTATAGCCA ATACAAGCAGCTCACCATCCAGGTGCTGCTGGACAG GCTTGTGTTGCGGAGGCTTTATCCCCTGGCCATTCAGATATGTGAGTACCTGCGGCTTCCTGAAGTGCAGGGCGTCAGCAGGATCCTGGCCCACTGGGCCTGCTATAAG GTACAGCAGAAGGACGTGTCTGACGAGGATGTTGCGCGGGCCATTAACCAGAAGCTGGGGGACACGCCTGGGGTGTCTTACTCAGACATTGCCGCACGAGCCTATGGCTGTGGCCGCACGGAACTGGCCATCAAG ctGCTGGAGTATGAGCCACGCTCCGGGGAGCAGGTACCCCTTCTGCTAAAGATGAAGAGGAGCAAACTGGCACTAAGCAAGGCCATCGAGAGTGGGGACACCGACCTGG TGTTCACGGTGCTGCTGCACCTGAAGAATGAGCTGAATCGAGGAGATTTTTTCATGACGCTTCGGAACCAGCCCATGGCCCTGAGTTTGTACCGACAG TTCTGTAAGCATCAGGAGCTGGAGACGCTGAAGGACCTTTACAATCAGGATGACAACCATCAGGAGCTGGGCAGCTTCCACATCCGAGCCAGCTACGCTGCAGAGGAG CGCATTGAGGGGCGAGTCGCAGCTCTGCAGACAGCAGCCGACGCCTTCTACAAGGCCAAGAATGAGTTTGCAGCCAAG GCCACAGAGGATCAAATGCGGCTCCTACGGCTGCAGCGACGCCTAGAAGACGAGCTGGGGGGCCAGTTCTTAGACCTGTCTCTACATGACACGGTCACCACCCTCATACTTGGTGGCCAGAACAAGCGCGCGGAGCAGCTGGCGCGTGACTTCCGCATCCCTGACAAGAG GCTCTGGTGGCTGAAACTGACCGCCCTGGCACACCTGGAAGACTGGGAAGAGCTAGAGAAGTTTTCTAAGAGCAAGAAATCACCCATCGGCTACCTG CCCTTTGTGGAAATCTGCATGAAGCAACACAACAAATACGAGGCCAAGAAGTATGCCTCCCGTGTGGGTCCTGAGCAGAAGGTCAAGGCATTGCTTCTCGTTGG GGATGTGGCTCAGGCTGCAGACGTGGCCATTGAGCACCGGAACGAGGCAGAGATGAGCCTCGTTTTGTCCCACTGCACCGGAGCCACAGACGGGGCCACAGCCGACAAGATTCAGCGGGCCCGGGCACAAGCCCAAAAGAA TCTAGAAGGAAGACAAAGGAGGAAACCAAAGCCCAGAGAGAAGGCAGGCCTCCCTGGAACTTCTGGCTTCCCCTCTTTAACGCCCCTAGGACTATGCTTAAAAAGAGCGAAAGACTCAGCTTG A